Below is a genomic region from Augochlora pura isolate Apur16 chromosome 2, APUR_v2.2.1, whole genome shotgun sequence.
GCCATTTGTAATCTTAACCACCTGTAATAATTTGATGAGAAGCCGGAGTCACTCCTATTCGATGTTGGTTCGTTAATCGAACTATAATTCACTTCGCATATTCGATATTTCACCcattaaattcttcgaacacTGCTTCTATGCATAACACTTCGTAACACTTCCAATActcgtgaaattaattatgtgaATGAGAATTTGCTAGAACATCTGCAGTCGATGTACTGTAACTTGGTAATCGATCATTTTGTCGATCAAATTGTCCTTcagtttatgaaaaaaatggtAGCCAATTGTTagcaactataaaaacaagCCGCGAagttcgaataatcgtatctcctcttcccaaatttTCCTTTCGCGTTTACAAGTTGATGGACAAtttgagagaatttactgtgaGCGCAAGTGTCAATGTCAAGAGACTGATACAAGATCTTGGACAATTGTCACGACCCAAACAATGTAATTCGAAGGAGTTCTGACTTTAACCGGCGTAGAACCTTCGAAAAAGCGGGACGTTTCGATTTCGAAGGAAGACGATAAAGTCGTTCGATGCGAACGAAAGAGTCCCGACGATGCCGAAAAGATCGGCTTAACGGCAAAGTGGAAAGTGAAGGTACGTCTCTGGCAATGACGTTGTGGTAAATCGTACAGGTGCAACGTTTCCATCGGCCGTGTACCATGCACGCACACTTCCACCGGAATTCAGATCCCGACCCACGACTGTACACCATATACGTAAACGACCAAACTTATGTAAACACCAGTGAAACCGACCGCCGCACCTAATTTACCGAGCGCTTCACTGCCGTCGGCTGATTCTCCATTTTATCTGTGTCAGCTTTATTTACGACACGTTCGTCGTCATCCGCCGGCACTTTCGACCTATCGAAAAAAATCTCTTCTCATTCCTTGAAAACGCTAGCGCGCGTCAATGCCATCAAGGGAGTTCCCATTTAAAATGGAGAACCTTGCAGGACATAAtttgaaatcgattatttcattatgaaaacattgtttaaaacaTAGTTAGTTTAGAAATTGAATGATAGAGTTACAAATAAGATTTTGTAGTGgtggatatttaaaaaataataacaacaacaacaagaatggtaataataataataataagaagtaTTTATTGGTGTATACGGGTAGAAAAACTCCTTATTACAGAAGAGTAGTAACAAATAGATAGATTCTATATAGCAATCgcataatacaaataaagaGAAGAAGGAAGGAGAAAGTTATTCGCTGCTACTTCTGCTTTTAAGGATAGATTTTAATTGGCAACGATTTATGCGTGTACACTGTCAAATTTTTATCCATCGGAGTCTGCGATAATCGTCCACTCTTTATCGAAACGAAGAAGTTACATTTTATTGAACAACGTAATGAAGGCAACATACTTTCCTAAAATAAACCAAAGCTTCGGACGATTGCATCCGGTTACGCCCTTTTCCTATCTGTCTGGAATAAAAAGTGTCCCTGCAATTACGGATTCCCCTCGTGATCGCAGAACACGAGTCGTTTCAAGAACGCCGGTGTCGCCATAATGACGGTGTAACCAGTCGAACGACTGAAATATACGATCCGAATAGTTCTTCTGAATTTGCATATCTTGAATTCCCGGCTTcattgtagaaaaatatagccGACCGTTTCCCACCCCCTTCGCCAGGATAtcttaaaaagaatataatgatCGCGGGGTATTAATAAACCGCAGATCTTTATACACTTATAAGGAATGCAGATTTAGGAACTACAGGAGAACGTTCACATTTGCGAAGATTAAGAATAGGTAATTTGTCcggattataaaattatttaagaaaattagaattctttATGCTAATCCGCACGTCCATTCAGTTTATGCAAACTGGTTTGTCTTGAGAGGGAGAAGGGGTATTAACCAGAAGTTTATGAATGCGATAAAGGTTCTTAgtggataaaagagagaatgTTTAATGTTTTTCTTGGAACTGTTGTCTTGATAAGATTAATGCAACAGCGTTCAGTATTCTAAATATGTAGAGACTCTTGTTATTAGTGTTGGTGGTGTTCACTCTTTAATTGCAATCGATAGATACTTTCTATCCGCACGAGACCACCGCCGCCTTCGTCGTTAAACGATTTACGAAATACGTGTCTACATCTTTCAGGCATTAGAGAGTCAATGCTGCTCCTTGATCTTGGACCCGGGTGAGCTATGCATCTATGGATCTGGCATTTTGATCCTTTCCTCTAACGTAGTaacatatttacaaatatgtatatttatatcacgAAATCATACAACAGCAAGCAAAATTGAAGGACTACTTTTCGATTTGACCTTCAAAAACCCttgaaaatgttcaataaaaaattgttattcatatcattgtaatttatattagaaaatagaCACGATACTCTGAAATTTTTCTCATAGTATCATTCAACATCACATTAAATGAACAACGTTCTATTGGTTTCAATTGGAGtataaacttttaaatataataaagaattagtTGATAGAACCTGAGAGAAATGAATGGTAACAATCTCAATCTCGATTGAATCTTTCACAGCTATCTAATACGTCGCCACGCGTTGGAATTCTTACTACCTCGCTTTCTCGACGGTCTTCTCTTCTCTGATACGCTCGGAATTTCTCTCAGGTATTTTCTATACGTATTTGCAGCTTTCTGTGCACCATATCGTACGCAATATTCTTCCATTATACAACAAAAATCTTTATTAACTACCGTTGACACtgcaaattaaatgaataaacgaCGATTCCTTGAATAGatcataaaattgataataaaactAGAAACAGCATATGTTGATTCTAACTTAAGTAGAAAAGGATTGCAATCAATATCGTATTTCTAAACAcatcttattaaaaaatgaaatgcgaattattaataataatattagtatttctCCTGTATGTTGAAAATTTGCATTCTACGTGAGACAGTTTAAGATGTAATAGTAGTCGAGAGAAAGAATACAATAAAAGTAGAACGTGTTCGATCGAATATTCTGTATGCTCAGGTGTAAGCTCAGCCTTGACCTTTAGGTAGGATTCGAATGTCTTGATCCTCCCAAGACTAtagttacacaatttttaatggcatCTGTCATTGTTACTATAGCTGAAGAACAATGCTAAAAAATTGATGGAGCAAGGAATCAGGAAGTATTCTATCGCAAAATGATatcttttttacaattgttaagAATATAAAACTGCTTCTATGGGAgcttttacaatataatgattaatttttatgtatactaaaatggaaaatgattGAACATTGAACAAATATGATTTGCTTTGTAGTATATGGCCAAAAAAGTACTAAGAAAGATGACGAGAAGAAGGATGAAGAGTTTACATGTCCTGAAGGTCAAGGCAATGGTAATTTCGCAGACCCAGCGACGTGTAGAAGATTCTATCAGGTAATGGATAAAAAATCcgtagtataaaaatatgatacaataatGCATAAACTAACATCACTTTTTTGTACAACAGTGTGTTGATGGATATCCATATCTCAACAGATGTCCATCAGGGCTGCACTTCGACGACATCAGTAAATTCTGTACATTCAAAAATGAAGCTCGCTGCGGCCCCATTGCTACaagtaattattgtattcaGAAACAAACGTCGATTCTATCTCCTtctagtaattttaaatttatatagacTTTCTGAATTTTAGCTCCAGCACCGGTGACTGAACCACCAACTGATTTAGCAATGAGATGTGATACTTCAGAATGCCAGTTACCATACTGCTATTGTTCAAGAGATGGTACAATAATTCCTGGTGGCTTTCAACCGGAAGATGTACTTTGTTTTTCACttttatatacgatttttttgaCATGTTTCTAATGAAAAACTCTCATTTCAGACTCCtcaaatgataataatgaccTTTGACGGGgcaataaatcataataactTCGATCATTATCAAAAGATATTCGCCACTGAACGACTGAATCCAAACAATTGTCCATTGAAAGGCACTTTCTTCATCTCGCACGAGtattgtaattacaatatGGTACAGAGTCTGGCGCATGATGGACATGAAATTGCTACTGAAACTATATCGTAAATATTATGGACGACAAAGTATACTAATCACCCCTCTTATCATCTGcatcaataaattttttatctttaataatacaaagaaatatCAGAGAAAAACATAATTCAACTAGACAAAATAAGAGAGTTATTGATGTTGAAGTTAGGTGGGACATTTGACATACAATGGTGAGGAAAATGATATACAAATTCATTGTTCAGATTACAGAAGGGATTGGAAGATAAAGGATACGAAGAATGGGTTGGAGAGATGATAGGAATGCGAGAAATACTTAAGCACTTCAGCAACATCTCTACGAGCGAGGTTGTCGGTATGAGAGCTCCATACTTAAAGCCAGGAAGAAATACTCAGTACAAAGTATTGGAAGATTTTGGATATATATACGATAGCAGCATTGGAATTTCTCCATTAAAAGTACCAATCTGGCCTTATACTCTCGATTATAAGATACCTCACGAATGTAAAGCAGGCACATGTCCCACTAAATCATTCCCAGGTActtaatcatttctttttatatctaCATATATCTTCATGTAATCAAGTTTCTCCTTACCGTTGCCGAATATCTTCGTTTCTCAGGTGTATGGGAACTGCCATTAAATGCTCACTATGTTGAAAGCTACGAAGGAGGACATTGTCCTTACTTAGACCAGTGTGTACTCCATAATCATGACCCCGAAGAAGTTTTTGAATGGCTGCAAGAAGACTTTAATCGATACTATGAGCAAAACAGAGCACCATACATGATGCCTTTCCACACAAATTGGTtccaaataaaagaattgGAACGAGGATTGGCGAAGTTCCTTGATTGGGCAGTGACAttgtaagtaaaaaataattccagcTTCAGATAAAGAAATCaatcaatttcattataaaaattaacttttactatatatttacagACCTGATGTGTACTTTGTGACTGCTACGCAAGCACTTACATGGATCACCGAT
It encodes:
- the Cda4 gene encoding chitin deacetylase Cda4 codes for the protein MITRRRQLLICAALIVSVYGQKSTKKDDEKKDEEFTCPEGQGNGNFADPATCRRFYQCVDGYPYLNRCPSGLHFDDISKFCTFKNEARCGPIATTPAPVTEPPTDLAMRCDTSECQLPYCYCSRDGTIIPGGFQPEDTPQMIIMTFDGAINHNNFDHYQKIFATERLNPNNCPLKGTFFISHEYCNYNMVQSLAHDGHEIATETISLQKGLEDKGYEEWVGEMIGMREILKHFSNISTSEVVGMRAPYLKPGRNTQYKVLEDFGYIYDSSIGISPLKVPIWPYTLDYKIPHECKAGTCPTKSFPGVWELPLNAHYVESYEGGHCPYLDQCVLHNHDPEEVFEWLQEDFNRYYEQNRAPYMMPFHTNWFQIKELERGLAKFLDWAVTLPDVYFVTATQALTWITDPKPIKSLNNFEGWSCKKKENIPGPPCNNANKCALDFKPTESNFTTTRYLETCRECPNKYPWLGDSKGTGLYNDNYNPEKK